GCCGCTTTCGCCTGCGCGAGATGCTGCCGCGTCTGCTTCATGCGATGATCGGCTGCAGCCCTTGTGCCGAGCCGCTTTTGCGCCAGGCTTCCAATTTCCTGGGCTGAGGTTTGGCGCTAATCAGGTCCTCCAAAGCACGCATCGTCTTCGGAAAGGCCTCGGACAGAGCCTGTACGAACTCTAGCGTTGAAAATGCACGGTTACCAAAGAAATCAAGAATCTGATCAATCTGGGACTGTGGTATTTCGGACACCTGTGATTCCTCCAAGTGAGACCTAACGAATGAATTACGATGAACCGCGAAGCGGGTTTGTCATCAATAATTTGTTAGTCACCATACGCGGCAATGTAAACAACATAGTTGTCTC
This sequence is a window from Candidatus Hydrogenedentota bacterium. Protein-coding genes within it:
- a CDS encoding IS1595 family transposase, with amino-acid sequence RFRLREMLPRLLHAMIGCSPCAEPLLRQASNFLG